In one window of Notolabrus celidotus isolate fNotCel1 chromosome 15, fNotCel1.pri, whole genome shotgun sequence DNA:
- the gtpbp4 gene encoding nucleolar GTP-binding protein 1, with translation MALYNFKKIMVVPTAKDFIDITLSKTQRKTPTVVHKHYQIHRIRHFYMRKVKFTQQNYHDRLTQILTDFPKLDDIHPFYADLMNVLYDKDHYKLALGQINIAKNLIDNVAKDYVRLMKYGDSLYRCKQLKRAALGRMCTILKRQKSSLEYLEQVRQHLSRLPSIDPNTRTLLLCGYPNVGKSSFINKVTRADVDVQPYAFTTKSLFVGHMDYRYLRWQVVDTPGILDHPLEERNTIEMQAITALAHLRAAILYVMDVSEQCGHTMQEQLELFNSIRPLFANKPLIIVANKCDVKKITELSEENQKIFADLTTEGISVIETSTLTEEGVMQVKTEACDRLLADRVENKMKGKKVHDVLNRLHLAMPAKRDEKDRPPFIPEGAMMRKKAMEVDAPKRKLERDLEMELGDDYILDLQKYWDLMNAEEKHDKVPEVWEGHNIADYIDPDIMMKLEDLEKEEELKERAGEYDSDDESEDEEMQEIRVLAKQIREKKQLLVVQSKDKDIHGPRMPRTATKVERKKLEKEMGSLGLDMTDKDESHYAQQARRSRSITQKRKREVSVTPTSKTRSQSASRPPRDQSGVRDPKMARKAKKMMKNSQKDMNRLGKKGEADRHVFDLKPKHLLAGKRKSGTNDRR, from the exons ATGGCTCTTTACAACTTTAAGAAGATTATGGTGGTTCCCACCGCGAAG GATTTCATCGACATCACTTTATCCAAAACACAAAGGAAGACTCCCACCGTGGTTCACAAGCATTACCAGATCCACAGAATCCGCCATTTTTACATGCGCAAGGTGAAGTTCACCCAGCAGAACTACCACGACCGCCTCACTCAGATCCTCACCGACTTCCCCAAGCTGGAC GACATCCATCCGTTCTACGCTGACCTGATGAACGTTCTGTACGACAAAGATCATTATAAGCTGGCTTTGGGGCAGATCAACATCGCCAAGAACTTGATCGATAA TGTGGCCAAAGACTACGTGAGACTGATGAAGTATGGAGATTCTCTGTATCGGTgtaaacagctgaagagagccgCTCTGGGTCGGATGTGCACCATCCTGAAACGACAGAAGTCCAGTCTGGAGTATCTGGAACAAG TTCGTCAGCATCTCTCCCGTTTGCCGTCCATCGACCCCAACACCAGGACCCTGCTTCTGTGTGGGTACCCCAACGTCGGCAAGTCCAGTTTCATCAACAAG GTGACCAGAGCAGATGTGGATGTCCAGCCCTACGCTTTCACCACCAAGTCTCTGTTTGTGGGTCACATGGACTACAGATACCTGCGCTGGCAG gtggttGACACTCCGGGGATCCTGGACCACCCTCTGGAGGAGAGGAACACCATCGAGATGCAGGCCATCACGGCTCTGGCTCACCTGCGCGCGGCCATCCTCTACGTCATGGATGTGTCCGAGCAGTGCGGTCACACCATGCAGGAGCAGCTGGAGCTCTTCAACAGCATCCGGCCGCTGTTCGCCAACAAG cctctCATCATCGTTGCCAACAAATGCGACGTGAAGAAGATCACCGAGCTGTCCGAGGAGAACCAG aaaaTCTTTGCAGACCTCACCACTGAGGGAATCTCTGTGATCGAGACCAGCACCCTGACCGAGGAGGGCGTCATGCAAGTCAAAACTGAG GCCTGCGACCGCCTCCTCGCCGATCGCGTGGAGAACAAGATGAAGGGCAAGAAGGTCCATGATGTCCTCAACCGGCTCCACCTGGCCATGCCCGCCAAGAGAGATGAGAAG GACAGACCGCCGTTCATCCCAGAGGGAGCCATGATGCGCAAGAAGGCGATGGAGGTGGACGCACCCAAACGAAAGCTG GAGAGAGATCTGGAGATGGAGCTTGGTGACGACTACATTCTGGACCTGCAGA AATACTGGGATCTGATGAACGCCGAGGAGAAGCACGATAAGGTCCCAGAGGTGTGGGAGGGCCACAACATCGCAGATTACATCGATCCAGACATCATGATG AAACTGGAGGATctggagaaggaagaggagctgaaggagCGAGCCGGGGAGTACGACTCGGACGATGAGAGCGAGGACGAAGAGATGCAGGAGATCCGCGTTCTGGCCAAACAGATCCGGGAGAAGAAGCAGCTCCTGGTCGTCCAATCCAAGGACAAGGACATACACGGGCCTCGCATGCCCAGAACCGCCACCAAG GTTGAAAGGAAGAAGCTGGAGAAGGAGATGGGTTCTCTCGGTCTGGACATGACTGACAAGGATGAG agcCACTACGCTCAACAAGCCCGGCGGTCCCGCAGCATCACTCAGAAGCGTAAACGTGAAGTTTCAGTCACCCCCACCTCCAAAACCCGCAGCCAGAGCGCCTCCCGTCCACCTCGGGACCAGTCCGGAGTACGGGACCCAAAA ATGGCGAGAAAGGCaaagaagatgatgaagaactCCCAGAAAGACATGAACCGTCTCGGCAAGAAGGGAGAGGCTGACCGACACGTGTTTGACCTCAAACCCAAACACCTGCTGGCCGGGAAGAGGAAGTCGGGCACCAATGATCGCAGATAG